Proteins found in one Palaeococcus ferrophilus DSM 13482 genomic segment:
- a CDS encoding carbon-nitrogen hydrolase family protein encodes MRVVLIPMRVEDGNFESNWEEFKRRFDEALEYSPDFLVFPEYCLTGFEEWDFFGAELYDEILRRVSGLARENGVYVVFGLLEPYKHCVYNSALLIGRNGEVLLKHRKFQEPYKFCTGNTVKTAKTEFGKVSIIICGDLYNKRIAKWVRRKKPDFLFVPMEYSPEYGEPNEEDIEAMSERVRLLGVRTFIVNSYPPGGAWVFGNNGTLVAQSVGDTPLIFNLV; translated from the coding sequence ATGAGGGTAGTCCTAATCCCAATGCGCGTTGAGGACGGAAACTTTGAGAGCAACTGGGAGGAATTCAAAAGGCGTTTTGACGAGGCCTTGGAATACAGCCCCGACTTTCTCGTTTTTCCTGAATACTGCCTTACCGGCTTTGAGGAGTGGGACTTTTTCGGGGCGGAGCTTTACGATGAGATTCTCAGGAGGGTGAGTGGGCTCGCGAGGGAGAACGGCGTTTATGTGGTCTTTGGCTTGCTTGAGCCCTACAAGCACTGTGTTTACAACTCGGCCCTGCTCATCGGGCGGAACGGCGAAGTCCTACTCAAGCACCGCAAGTTCCAGGAACCCTACAAGTTCTGCACGGGCAACACAGTGAAAACTGCCAAGACCGAGTTCGGCAAAGTTTCTATTATCATCTGCGGCGACCTCTACAACAAGCGCATAGCCAAGTGGGTAAGGCGGAAGAAGCCCGACTTTCTCTTCGTGCCCATGGAGTATTCGCCCGAATACGGGGAGCCCAATGAGGAGGACATCGAGGCCATGTCGGAGCGGGTTAGGCTCCTCGGGGTTAGAACGTTCATCGTAAACAGTTATCCTCCGGGCGGTGCGTGGGTATTCGGAAATAATGGTACCCTTGTGGCCCAGAGCGTTGGGGACACGCCCTTAATTTTTAATCTCGTTTAG
- a CDS encoding zinc ribbon domain-containing protein yields MAELKFCPNCGHPVEPGDKYCANCGYHLEEAITRREITETPGEEYVIGGISSGDLRRGLLAGYSLYVTNMRVVGVKSKKAALLDFVKSGGLGAIPATVAEIKKDPNREKLLRELEKAKKDFELYKDNIVSIEIKKPGFIKAGHIIFRTRSGEEVKIQLLSSLGDREYKYLVELLKHFKPESLLLA; encoded by the coding sequence ATGGCTGAATTAAAATTCTGCCCGAACTGCGGCCATCCTGTGGAGCCGGGCGACAAATACTGTGCCAACTGTGGCTACCATCTGGAGGAAGCTATTACACGAAGGGAAATCACTGAAACTCCAGGTGAAGAATATGTTATAGGTGGCATTTCGAGCGGTGATCTCCGGAGGGGGCTTCTTGCAGGTTACAGCCTGTACGTCACCAACATGAGGGTCGTTGGGGTCAAAAGCAAGAAAGCGGCTCTTCTGGATTTTGTAAAAAGTGGGGGTTTAGGTGCAATTCCTGCCACTGTGGCGGAGATCAAAAAGGATCCAAACAGAGAAAAGCTTCTCAGAGAACTTGAGAAGGCCAAGAAAGACTTTGAGCTCTATAAAGACAACATAGTGAGCATTGAGATTAAGAAACCTGGCTTCATAAAAGCGGGACACATAATTTTCAGGACAAGATCAGGGGAGGAAGTGAAAATTCAGCTTCTCTCATCGCTTGGGGACAGAGAATACAAGTACTTGGTAGAGCTGTTAAAGCACTTTAAACCCGAATCATTGCTCCTAGCCTAA
- a CDS encoding zinc ribbon domain-containing protein produces the protein MTHVPEEVTMGGFFKREEVVGKLVITPRAEVIGKVTDIAIGLDGRVGLNVRTKSGEEIIVTLDEVDAIEDVILLKLKKEGEVDVAKTKGKICPNCGKLNRETAKFCTNCGYPLEPESVESTAGVQDGLVGILCEIELSGISTDLKTFTTNKDSIKLGRKSLKDALAIFDRLPKAYPKGYEKKVKKQKALPLSLTIDRDEGTLFITLQFDGTYYVEVGVRALGEAIAVAPEARTDEVRELIHRFYSDPSFFKEVEEMIAEAKREQEKEREKNARSGRDLIL, from the coding sequence TTGACCCACGTCCCGGAGGAAGTCACCATGGGGGGCTTCTTCAAGAGGGAAGAGGTTGTTGGAAAACTCGTGATTACACCCAGGGCGGAGGTTATTGGCAAAGTTACAGACATAGCTATAGGTTTAGACGGAAGAGTGGGGCTGAACGTTAGGACGAAGTCGGGAGAGGAAATTATAGTAACATTGGACGAGGTAGATGCCATAGAAGATGTCATCTTACTTAAACTGAAAAAAGAGGGGGAAGTGGATGTTGCAAAAACCAAAGGTAAGATATGCCCGAACTGTGGAAAGTTGAACAGAGAGACTGCGAAGTTCTGCACGAACTGTGGATACCCGCTGGAACCAGAATCTGTGGAATCAACAGCGGGAGTTCAGGATGGACTCGTGGGAATTCTTTGTGAGATAGAGCTCAGTGGCATTTCTACTGATTTAAAAACGTTTACCACGAATAAGGACTCAATAAAACTGGGTAGAAAGTCCCTTAAGGATGCTCTGGCAATTTTTGATCGGTTGCCGAAAGCGTATCCCAAAGGCTACGAAAAGAAAGTTAAGAAGCAGAAGGCCCTTCCACTGAGCCTGACTATTGATAGAGATGAGGGGACGCTTTTCATAACACTCCAGTTTGACGGGACGTACTACGTGGAGGTCGGTGTAAGGGCCTTGGGGGAGGCGATAGCAGTAGCCCCTGAGGCAAGAACCGATGAGGTCAGAGAACTGATACACCGCTTTTATTCCGATCCGTCCTTTTTCAAAGAGGTTGAGGAAATGATAGCCGAAGCCAAAAGGGAGCAGGAGAAAGAGCGCGAAAAAAATGCGCGTTCTGGCCGAGACCTCATACTATGA
- the metG gene encoding methionine--tRNA ligase subunit beta — MELYDVNEFWKFDMRVGLVKRAERIKRTRKLIKLEVDFGNEERTIITGIADQYSPEELEGRKFVFVLNLKPKKLSGVESRGMLLLAESEDGRVYLLPIPEGVPVGTRVW, encoded by the coding sequence GTGGAGCTCTACGACGTTAACGAGTTCTGGAAGTTTGACATGCGCGTCGGCCTCGTGAAGAGGGCCGAAAGAATAAAGCGGACACGGAAGCTCATCAAGCTGGAAGTTGACTTCGGGAACGAGGAGCGGACGATAATAACGGGCATAGCCGACCAGTATTCGCCGGAGGAGCTTGAGGGGAGGAAGTTCGTCTTCGTTCTCAACCTCAAGCCGAAGAAGCTGAGCGGTGTTGAGAGCCGGGGAATGCTCCTCCTTGCGGAGAGCGAAGATGGGAGGGTTTACCTCCTCCCGATTCCGGAAGGGGTACCTGTCGGAACGAGGGTGTGGTGA
- the speB gene encoding agmatinase has translation MLFGISGSNTPNLLLLGIRWDGSSSYRKGAREGPGAIREATSGELYNSYTENLVNLAEKWRYRDLGDVDGESFAEVLKKVRKLVGENYSGGRFLFLGGDHSITYATFRALREASGEEFGLIYFDAHPDLYPHYEGDPYSHACPVRRLVEEGWVKGENVVQVGIRAPTTEQLDFARREGIRIYSASDVWRGIEVEVPFERAYLSFDLDVLDPAFAPGVGNPEPGGLSTRELVEIIKSIDVEVVAFDVVELNPHYDVSNVTAFAAAKIIREVLGR, from the coding sequence ATGCTCTTCGGAATTTCGGGATCTAACACCCCAAACCTTTTGCTCTTGGGAATCAGGTGGGACGGCTCTTCCTCCTACCGAAAGGGCGCGAGGGAAGGGCCGGGAGCCATAAGGGAGGCCACCTCCGGGGAGCTCTACAACAGCTACACAGAGAACCTCGTCAACCTTGCGGAGAAGTGGAGGTACAGAGACCTCGGCGACGTGGATGGGGAATCCTTCGCGGAGGTTCTTAAGAAGGTGAGGAAGCTCGTGGGGGAGAACTACAGCGGTGGGAGGTTTCTCTTCCTCGGCGGCGACCACTCCATAACCTACGCCACCTTTAGAGCCCTCAGGGAGGCGAGCGGTGAAGAGTTTGGACTGATATACTTCGATGCCCACCCCGACCTCTATCCTCATTATGAGGGCGACCCCTACTCCCACGCCTGTCCAGTGAGGCGCCTCGTGGAGGAAGGGTGGGTTAAGGGCGAAAACGTTGTGCAGGTGGGGATAAGGGCTCCAACTACTGAACAGCTCGACTTCGCTAGGAGGGAAGGAATAAGGATTTACTCCGCCTCAGACGTGTGGAGAGGGATTGAGGTGGAGGTGCCCTTCGAGAGGGCTTACCTCTCCTTCGACCTCGACGTACTCGATCCAGCATTCGCCCCTGGCGTTGGAAACCCGGAGCCCGGCGGACTGAGCACGAGGGAGCTCGTGGAAATAATAAAAAGCATTGACGTCGAGGTTGTAGCCTTCGACGTGGTCGAGCTCAACCCGCACTATGACGTGAGCAACGTAACGGCCTTCGCCGCGGCGAAGATAATCAGAGAGGTTCTCGGGAGGTGA
- a CDS encoding protein-tyrosine phosphatase family protein has translation MWRHAVFVDENVAFSRRPREKEITEISKDFNAVVVLLEEDEFPYPLEEWEERGVDVLHSPIPDFTAPSIEQLLEILRWIDERTGEGKRVLIHCWGGLGRSGTVATAWLMYSQRLSLREALREVRKKRPGAVETREQMEVLEELENVLRGW, from the coding sequence ATGTGGCGTCACGCGGTTTTCGTGGATGAGAACGTTGCCTTCTCAAGACGGCCCAGAGAAAAGGAGATCACCGAAATTTCAAAGGATTTCAACGCGGTAGTTGTCCTTTTGGAGGAGGACGAGTTCCCTTACCCTCTCGAGGAATGGGAGGAAAGGGGTGTTGATGTTTTGCACAGCCCCATCCCGGACTTTACTGCTCCCTCCATTGAGCAACTCCTCGAAATCCTTCGGTGGATAGACGAGCGCACCGGGGAAGGAAAAAGGGTTCTAATTCACTGCTGGGGCGGCCTGGGAAGGAGTGGCACGGTAGCAACTGCTTGGCTCATGTACTCCCAGAGGCTTTCTCTTCGCGAGGCACTTAGGGAGGTCAGAAAAAAGAGGCCCGGCGCCGTTGAGACGCGGGAGCAGATGGAAGTTTTGGAAGAGCTTGAAAATGTTTTGAGGGGATGGTAA
- the thrC gene encoding threonine synthase: MLKCTSCGREYSMRKPHQRCECGEPLEFELMKGLPGIGRRVWERFSEFFPFELEPELSLGEGDTPLVKSKLSGELGVRLYLKNETLNPTWSFKDRGTYVGIHRALQLGFKRIGTVSTGNMAASVAAYGARAGLKTYLLVSSTIAEEKLKALAPYGAKVIKVRGDYGELYRRSLELGRERGIYFINSDDPFRVEGYKSISFEIVEELTPDYVIIPTSSGGLFRGIVKGFRELAESGLIDALPRFVVVQAEGCSPICRAFESGAERIERFENPRTMAHAIENPHPPSGNAVLRLLRELDGLCVSVKDEEILEAQRELGREGLFVQPASATVVAALRKLVESGVVEEGSRVLGILTGSGLKVLPREKAFGEEVDIKDLLRRADLW, encoded by the coding sequence ATGCTGAAGTGCACGTCCTGTGGAAGGGAGTACTCCATGAGAAAACCCCACCAGAGGTGCGAATGTGGGGAACCGCTTGAATTCGAGCTGATGAAGGGCCTTCCGGGAATAGGAAGGCGGGTTTGGGAGCGATTCTCGGAGTTCTTCCCCTTTGAGCTTGAGCCGGAGCTGAGCCTCGGTGAGGGGGATACGCCGCTTGTGAAGTCAAAGCTCTCCGGGGAGCTTGGAGTGAGGCTCTACCTCAAAAACGAGACCTTAAACCCCACGTGGAGCTTCAAGGACAGGGGTACCTACGTAGGAATTCACAGGGCGCTCCAGCTCGGCTTTAAAAGAATAGGCACGGTCTCGACGGGCAACATGGCGGCGAGTGTGGCGGCCTACGGCGCCAGGGCGGGATTAAAAACGTACCTCCTTGTTTCATCCACCATAGCAGAGGAGAAGCTCAAGGCCTTAGCCCCCTACGGAGCTAAGGTCATCAAGGTTCGCGGCGATTACGGCGAGCTCTACCGCAGGAGCCTCGAACTCGGGAGGGAGAGGGGAATATACTTCATCAACTCCGACGACCCCTTCCGCGTTGAGGGCTACAAGAGCATAAGCTTTGAAATTGTTGAGGAGCTCACACCAGACTATGTCATCATCCCGACGAGCTCTGGAGGACTCTTCAGGGGAATAGTGAAGGGATTTAGGGAGCTCGCGGAGAGCGGTTTGATAGATGCCCTTCCACGTTTCGTGGTGGTGCAGGCGGAGGGATGCTCCCCTATATGCAGGGCCTTCGAGAGTGGAGCGGAGAGAATAGAGCGCTTTGAGAACCCAAGAACCATGGCCCATGCCATAGAGAACCCCCATCCCCCGAGCGGAAACGCCGTCCTGAGGCTCCTGAGGGAGCTGGACGGCCTCTGCGTGAGCGTGAAAGATGAGGAGATACTCGAGGCCCAGAGGGAGCTCGGAAGGGAGGGCCTGTTCGTCCAACCCGCCTCCGCCACGGTCGTGGCTGCCCTAAGAAAGCTCGTGGAAAGTGGAGTGGTTGAGGAGGGCTCCAGAGTGCTCGGGATACTCACGGGCTCGGGCCTCAAGGTGCTCCCCCGGGAGAAGGCATTTGGGGAGGAGGTGGACATCAAAGACCTCCTGAGAAGGGCTGATTTATGGTGA
- a CDS encoding DUF835 domain-containing protein: MIGYLLVNVAATVFLFLSTAYITLSRRNSAYSYLTLAFLFELFVPFLDPPYFQLIVLPNVPLPPQYIIVYLNVLLVFAALLVAVQSVFIYRSVMEIRYPQWLFMGYAVVILFYLLEMALMALAVAQILPPLRPYEVAVIAKVAGLFFLGLTVFFPRRTERKYSLTLAGGAFLFGLSSLLKLLYLKDLGAMENIYVLETAGKILLATGLFGTQFLGRATPSELIISGAFLVTSRKLFERLLKGSKNVLLITRTKAKINNGRVFWLTRAKEGEEESVTAISPTKLGILLDIITSHIHSGYDAVFIDAVEYSIVENGPETTVRFLMDLKDRVIREKKLMVVYVDERALDEKTLHLLQREFITINQPFSGGL; encoded by the coding sequence ATGATTGGATACCTCCTGGTGAACGTTGCCGCCACAGTTTTCCTGTTTCTCTCCACCGCCTACATCACACTGTCCCGCAGGAATTCGGCGTATTCCTACCTTACGCTCGCGTTCCTATTCGAGCTCTTTGTGCCCTTTCTTGACCCCCCGTACTTCCAGCTTATCGTACTCCCGAACGTGCCACTCCCTCCCCAGTACATAATCGTCTATCTGAACGTTCTCCTCGTCTTCGCGGCCCTCCTCGTGGCTGTACAGAGCGTTTTCATATACCGTAGCGTGATGGAGATTAGATATCCCCAGTGGCTCTTTATGGGATACGCGGTGGTTATCCTCTTCTACCTTCTCGAGATGGCCCTAATGGCGCTTGCAGTGGCCCAGATCCTTCCTCCCCTCCGTCCATACGAAGTTGCCGTCATAGCCAAGGTGGCGGGCCTCTTCTTCCTGGGTCTCACCGTATTCTTCCCCCGCCGTACAGAAAGGAAATACTCGCTGACCCTGGCAGGGGGGGCGTTTCTTTTCGGTCTCTCTTCACTTCTGAAGCTCCTCTACCTCAAGGATCTCGGGGCGATGGAAAATATCTACGTTCTTGAAACGGCGGGTAAGATTCTTCTGGCCACGGGCCTCTTTGGAACCCAGTTTTTGGGAAGGGCGACCCCTTCAGAGCTGATAATAAGCGGTGCTTTCCTGGTAACCAGCAGAAAGCTGTTTGAGAGGCTCCTGAAGGGATCGAAAAACGTGCTTTTGATAACCCGAACGAAGGCCAAGATAAACAATGGAAGAGTTTTCTGGCTCACGAGGGCAAAGGAGGGAGAGGAAGAAAGCGTTACGGCAATCTCACCCACCAAACTCGGCATACTGCTCGATATAATCACGTCCCACATCCACTCCGGTTACGATGCGGTCTTCATTGACGCCGTCGAGTACTCCATCGTGGAAAACGGCCCCGAGACCACAGTAAGGTTCCTCATGGATTTGAAAGACAGGGTGATAAGGGAGAAAAAACTAATGGTGGTCTATGTTGACGAGAGAGCCCTTGACGAAAAAACACTTCACCTGCTCCAGAGGGAGTTCATCACCATAAATCAGCCCTTCTCAGGAGGTCTTTGA
- a CDS encoding HD domain-containing protein has protein sequence MKLIHDPIHGHIELDDFALKLVDTPQFQRLRRITQLGLAYLAYPSARHTRFEHSLGTFYIARVLASHNGSMEEGVEYAALLHDIGHYPFSHTLEAIYPRHEDNTRRILAEGEIRDVIEERYSLGEFLKLLKHPAVSGDIDADRMDYLVRDAYYTGVGYGVVDLERLIRNLIYDGRSLLIGQKGIMAAQSLLLARSMMYPTVYQHHVSRIASAMLVKAVELEGIPYEEIRFMDEVDLIARLRESEREEVRELVRAVDDRKLYKRVLYSREELGRLEELRALLEDEFGHLALLDYPPKPKFEERNAHVEGGGRLSEVSPLVRALVELKDTHWRWGVYAREDVVERVRECLEL, from the coding sequence ATGAAGCTCATACACGACCCTATTCACGGTCATATAGAGCTCGACGACTTCGCGCTCAAGCTGGTGGACACGCCTCAATTCCAGAGGCTCAGGCGAATAACCCAGCTTGGCCTCGCCTACCTCGCGTACCCCTCCGCCAGGCACACGCGTTTCGAGCACTCCCTCGGGACCTTCTACATAGCTAGGGTACTTGCCTCCCATAATGGAAGTATGGAGGAGGGGGTGGAGTACGCCGCCCTGCTCCACGACATAGGGCACTACCCTTTCTCGCATACGCTGGAGGCCATCTACCCGCGGCACGAGGACAACACGAGGCGTATTCTCGCGGAGGGCGAGATAAGGGACGTCATCGAGGAGCGCTACTCCCTTGGTGAGTTTTTGAAGCTCCTGAAGCACCCGGCGGTGAGCGGCGATATTGACGCCGACAGGATGGACTACCTAGTCCGCGATGCCTACTACACCGGGGTTGGCTACGGGGTGGTTGACCTCGAGAGGCTTATAAGAAACCTGATCTATGACGGCAGGAGTCTCCTGATAGGGCAAAAGGGAATTATGGCGGCTCAGTCCCTCCTTCTCGCGAGGAGCATGATGTACCCGACCGTCTACCAGCACCACGTCTCGAGGATAGCCAGCGCCATGCTCGTGAAGGCCGTTGAGCTCGAGGGCATCCCCTACGAGGAGATACGCTTTATGGACGAGGTGGACCTGATAGCGAGGCTCAGGGAAAGCGAGCGCGAGGAAGTGCGGGAGCTTGTGAGGGCTGTAGATGATAGGAAACTTTACAAGCGCGTCCTTTACTCTCGGGAGGAGCTTGGGAGGCTGGAGGAGCTGAGGGCACTCCTGGAGGACGAGTTCGGCCATCTGGCCCTCCTCGACTATCCGCCAAAGCCGAAGTTCGAGGAGAGAAACGCCCATGTGGAAGGGGGAGGTAGGCTCAGCGAAGTCTCACCCCTCGTGAGGGCCCTCGTCGAACTCAAGGACACCCACTGGCGCTGGGGTGTCTACGCGAGGGAGGACGTGGTTGAGAGGGTCAGGGAGTGCTTAGAGCTTTAA
- a CDS encoding RAD55 family ATPase: MEHEAPVRVPTGIIDDLIMGGIPLGSIVLLKGAPKAGKSVFTGQTLYNHVKMGIPVIGLAADQSPEETLEDWRGIGFDFQPYKSHLYLVDIFTRRLNSKPGAEPVIEDPYDVGSFIQALQGMTLRAMLDHSPPYMLGFVSSVNSLFRGMRRSLVYDFLVSLRDFARKSRQVWILEMNWGIENESVETLISAMADGVIELGISEEPQPQRYLRVYGMNRTHHVLRTVPFSIERGGIKLKL; encoded by the coding sequence ATGGAACATGAAGCCCCCGTCAGAGTACCAACGGGAATCATTGATGACCTTATCATGGGTGGCATCCCCTTGGGGAGCATCGTACTTCTGAAGGGGGCCCCCAAGGCCGGAAAGAGCGTTTTTACGGGCCAGACACTGTACAACCATGTCAAAATGGGGATACCCGTCATAGGACTCGCGGCGGACCAATCACCGGAGGAGACACTCGAAGACTGGAGGGGGATTGGCTTTGATTTCCAGCCCTATAAAAGCCATCTATACCTCGTGGATATCTTCACCCGCAGGCTGAACTCAAAACCCGGTGCAGAGCCCGTAATAGAGGATCCCTACGACGTTGGCTCGTTCATTCAGGCCCTTCAGGGGATGACGCTCCGGGCGATGCTCGACCACAGCCCCCCTTACATGCTCGGCTTCGTGTCCTCTGTAAACTCCCTCTTCAGGGGTATGAGGCGCTCCCTTGTTTACGACTTTCTCGTCTCGCTAAGGGACTTCGCCCGGAAAAGCAGGCAGGTGTGGATTCTTGAGATGAACTGGGGGATAGAGAACGAGTCCGTGGAGACCCTCATAAGTGCCATGGCCGATGGAGTCATAGAGTTGGGCATAAGTGAAGAGCCGCAACCCCAGCGCTACCTCAGGGTTTACGGAATGAACCGGACGCATCACGTTCTCCGGACCGTTCCCTTCTCAATAGAAAGGGGAGGGATAAAGTTAAAGCTCTAA
- a CDS encoding TldD/PmbA family protein, with translation MHELLDFAVEKALELGADYGEARFEEKSGTSLAMKNGNPEGLSVEAERGIGIRVLVNGGMGFASTNVLTRESVAEAVKKAVKLAKAASKVRNEPIRFSEEDFHEVYYEVRMRKDFRDVSPEEKLELLRKIEEEVKATGVNVPMRYLMYSDEVWHKIIVNSEGALVESVIPRVSTVYNLVVFENGQMEQAPFVKRAFAGGLELIEKDEPWEWAVKDVQALKKLIYEGQTPPEGKVDLVISPEVAGIAVHESVGHPYEADRIFGREAAQAGESFVKPDMLGERIGSEAVTVIEDPTLPNSWGFYLYDDEGVKARPRYLIRDGIITEFLTNREYAAKLGQRSNAAARAINYNREPIVRMANTYLAPGDYSFEELIEDVKLGVYMVSFNEWNIDDRRYQQRYIGREAYLIENGEIKHPVRRPILEITTRALWSSVDAVGKEVEYYPGTCGKGEPGQGVPVWMGGAHARLRDIPLRRP, from the coding sequence ATGCATGAACTCCTAGATTTCGCCGTTGAGAAGGCCCTCGAACTGGGGGCGGATTACGGGGAGGCGCGCTTCGAGGAGAAGAGCGGCACCTCTCTGGCAATGAAAAACGGAAACCCGGAGGGTCTTTCGGTAGAGGCGGAGAGGGGCATAGGTATTAGAGTTCTCGTGAACGGTGGCATGGGCTTCGCATCAACCAACGTTCTAACCAGGGAAAGCGTTGCCGAGGCCGTCAAGAAGGCCGTGAAGTTAGCTAAGGCCGCATCTAAAGTGAGGAACGAGCCGATACGCTTCAGCGAGGAGGACTTCCACGAAGTTTACTACGAGGTCAGGATGAGGAAGGACTTCCGCGACGTCTCCCCGGAGGAGAAGCTCGAACTCCTAAGGAAGATCGAAGAGGAGGTAAAAGCCACCGGCGTCAACGTGCCGATGCGCTATCTGATGTATTCTGACGAGGTGTGGCACAAGATCATCGTCAACAGCGAGGGGGCCCTGGTTGAGAGCGTTATCCCGCGCGTTTCCACCGTTTACAACCTCGTCGTCTTCGAGAACGGCCAGATGGAACAGGCCCCATTTGTTAAGAGGGCCTTCGCCGGCGGCCTTGAGCTGATCGAGAAGGACGAACCCTGGGAGTGGGCGGTCAAGGACGTGCAGGCCCTTAAGAAGTTGATCTACGAGGGACAAACACCGCCGGAGGGGAAGGTAGACCTCGTGATAAGCCCCGAAGTAGCGGGCATAGCCGTCCACGAGAGCGTTGGGCACCCCTACGAGGCCGACAGAATTTTCGGAAGGGAGGCGGCCCAGGCGGGGGAGAGCTTCGTGAAGCCCGACATGCTCGGCGAGAGAATTGGAAGTGAAGCCGTTACCGTCATCGAGGACCCAACACTCCCGAACAGCTGGGGCTTCTACCTCTACGACGACGAAGGAGTGAAGGCCCGCCCGAGGTACCTCATAAGGGACGGAATCATCACCGAGTTCCTCACCAACAGGGAGTACGCGGCGAAACTTGGCCAGCGCTCAAACGCGGCCGCGAGGGCAATCAACTACAACCGCGAGCCGATAGTCAGGATGGCGAACACGTATTTGGCTCCCGGCGATTATTCCTTCGAGGAGCTCATCGAGGACGTCAAGCTCGGCGTCTACATGGTGAGCTTCAACGAGTGGAACATAGACGACAGGCGCTACCAGCAGAGGTACATCGGCAGAGAAGCCTACCTCATCGAGAACGGTGAGATAAAGCACCCTGTTAGGAGGCCCATCCTCGAGATAACGACGAGAGCTTTGTGGAGCAGCGTTGATGCCGTTGGAAAGGAAGTCGAGTACTATCCGGGAACCTGCGGCAAGGGCGAGCCCGGACAAGGAGTCCCAGTCTGGATGGGCGGAGCGCACGCGAGACTGCGCGATATCCCGCTGAGGAGGCCGTGA
- a CDS encoding TldD/PmbA family protein: MFDVNELILKKAKELGFGDVVVLGYEKDRRQVRFANNEITVAKNWHERKVELFVELEKRVAGTTITELSEENIEKTLKTLLSNMKGMAPKEDYYGIAEGPFEYRDIPETFDKAIVELDEPNEYVERAINAALEEGAKRVAGVLYTDHDKIYLTTSNGVEAFDEGTGIEISVRAFIGDLESGHGTNSVRVLKKFDPESAGRKAGEIAKLAQSPEQGPEGKFDVIFDPLAFANLLSYMSFMTSAYAAEAGFSFLVNKLGQKVANEIVTIKDVGNMPNGYGTRKFDDEGVPTRETTIIENGTFKTFLLNTSMARKYKVETTANAGLIMPQAWNIVLEPGDYSKEELFSEVKHGIYITNVWYTRFQNYVTGDFSTIPRDGIFLVENGELRPIRNIRVSDNLQHILESIAALGKESHHIHWWEVQTPVSTPYVLVKDVGITRATK, encoded by the coding sequence ATGTTTGACGTTAACGAACTCATCCTTAAGAAGGCGAAGGAACTCGGCTTTGGAGACGTTGTTGTCCTCGGCTACGAAAAGGACCGGAGACAGGTCCGCTTCGCCAACAACGAGATAACCGTCGCCAAAAACTGGCACGAGAGGAAGGTCGAGCTCTTTGTGGAGCTTGAGAAGAGGGTCGCCGGAACGACGATAACCGAGCTGAGCGAGGAGAACATCGAGAAGACCCTCAAAACGCTCCTCTCGAACATGAAGGGCATGGCCCCGAAGGAGGACTACTACGGCATAGCTGAGGGCCCCTTCGAGTACAGAGACATCCCTGAGACGTTCGACAAGGCGATAGTTGAGCTCGATGAGCCGAACGAGTACGTCGAGAGGGCCATAAACGCGGCCCTTGAGGAGGGTGCCAAGAGGGTAGCTGGAGTGCTCTACACCGACCACGACAAAATATACCTCACAACGAGCAACGGAGTGGAAGCTTTCGACGAGGGAACGGGGATAGAGATAAGCGTCAGGGCATTCATCGGCGACCTCGAGAGCGGCCACGGGACGAACTCCGTAAGAGTCCTCAAGAAGTTCGACCCAGAATCAGCTGGGCGAAAAGCGGGAGAGATTGCCAAGCTTGCCCAGAGCCCGGAGCAGGGGCCGGAGGGGAAGTTCGACGTTATCTTCGACCCGCTGGCCTTCGCCAACCTTCTCAGCTACATGAGCTTCATGACGTCCGCCTATGCCGCCGAAGCTGGTTTCTCCTTCCTCGTCAACAAACTCGGCCAGAAGGTCGCGAACGAGATAGTAACGATAAAGGACGTCGGCAACATGCCGAACGGCTACGGCACGAGGAAGTTCGACGACGAAGGCGTGCCGACGAGGGAAACGACCATAATCGAGAACGGAACGTTCAAGACCTTCCTCCTGAACACGAGCATGGCGAGAAAGTACAAGGTCGAGACGACAGCCAACGCCGGGCTGATAATGCCGCAAGCCTGGAACATCGTCCTTGAGCCGGGCGACTACTCAAAGGAGGAGCTGTTCAGCGAGGTCAAGCACGGCATCTACATAACCAACGTCTGGTACACACGCTTCCAGAACTACGTGACGGGGGATTTCTCAACGATACCGAGGGACGGCATATTCCTCGTGGAGAACGGCGAGCTGAGGCCGATAAGGAACATCCGTGTAAGCGACAACCTCCAGCACATACTGGAGAGCATAGCTGCACTCGGAAAAGAGTCTCACCACATCCACTGGTGGGAGGTTCAAACACCTGTCTCAACACCCTACGTTCTGGTCAAGGACGTCGGGATAACGAGGGCGACGAAGTGA